One Electrophorus electricus isolate fEleEle1 chromosome 10, fEleEle1.pri, whole genome shotgun sequence genomic region harbors:
- the LOC113585632 gene encoding syndecan-2-like: MRNTWILLTLTALCFLGEKMVVTGQTVPPDILYLEDHSGDYPVDDDDFSSGSGSGFSESDDEDMLTSHIGSTEHPLQTSSATLETPSLQEAETVLETILERELETEVPDYQTEEPQVSVLAISTSSFPGLAKGSDKQPKVHTENLFQRKEVLAAVIAGGVIGFLFAIFLILLLVYRMRKKDEGSYDLGERKPPSTAYQKAPTKEFYA; encoded by the exons ATGAGGAACACTTGGATATTGCTAACTCTTACAGCACTATGCTTCCTGGGTGAAAAG ATGGTGGTGACAGGTCAAACTGTCCCACCTGATATCCTGTACCTTGAAGACCATTCAGGTGATTATCctgttgatgatgatgacttCAGCTCCGGCTCTGGATCAG GTTTCAGTGAAAGTGATGATGAAGATATGCTGACCTCACACATCGGATCCACGGAGCACCCCCTGCAGACCAGCAGTGCTACCCTGGAAACACCCTCTCTCCAAGAGGCAGAGACAGTTTTGGAGACCATACTCGAGAGAGAGCTGGAAACTGAG GTACCTGACTATCAGACTGAGGAGCCCCAGGTCAGTGTTCTAGCCATCAGTACCAGCAGTTTCCCTGGTCTGGCAAAGGGATCTGACAAGCAACCCAAGGTACACACAGAAAACCTCTTCCAGAGAAAAGAGGTGCTGGCAG CTGTTATAGCAGGTGGTGTGATCGGCTTCCTATTTGCtatcttcctcatcctcctttTGGTGTACCGCATGAGGAAGAAGGATGAGGGGAGCTACGATCTGGGAGAACGCAAACCACCAAGTACAGCCTATCAGAAGGCTCCCACCAAGGAGTTCTATGCCTAA